From the Anaerobacillus alkaliphilus genome, the window ACTAGGAAATTGCTATATTTATGTTAATTTATTCGAAGAAAAGCTTTCAGAAACAGAACTAGCACCATTAGCAGTAAAAGTAGCCAATGTAAACACCGGAATTGGTTCAGATGGAATGATTTTAATTTGTCCTTCAGACATTGCACCTGTGAAAATGAGAGTATTTAATAATGATGGTTCCGAAGCAAAAAACTGTGGGAATGGCCTTCGTTGTGTAGCAAAGTATGTATATGAACACCAGATCGTAACAGAAACAGTCTTTCAAATTGAAACACTTGGTGGCCTTGTACAAGCAGAAGTTCATTTGGATGATGAAGGTAAAGTACATCTAGTAACGGTTGATATGGGTGAACCACGTCTAAAGCGAAGTGAGTTACCAATGCTTGGAGAAGCAGATGCTACCGTGATAAATGAGCTTTTTCAAGTTGGAGAAGAAACAGTTTCTTTGACAGGGGTATCAATGGGCAATCCTCATGCAATTATTTTTGTCGATCAAATTGAAAACGCACCAGTAGAAACCATGGGTCCTAAAATTGAAAAACATGAAAAATTTCCAGAGTGGGTGAATGTGGAATTTATTGAAGTCGTTTCCGAGACAGAACTAAACTTCCGGGTGTGGGAACGTGGTTCTGGTATTACTCAAGCATGTGGGACAGGCGCATGCGCTGCAGTTGTCGCAGCTATATTAAATAATCACAGTAAAAAAGGAATAGACGTCACGGTTCATTTGTTAGGTGGGGACCTAATCATAAATTGGACTGAGAGTGGAAATCTATTAATGACAGGACCAGCTGAATATATTTGTCGTGGTGAGTTAATGTAGAATGTAGAATGTAGAATTATGAATTGTGAATTATGAATTATGAATTGAAAAGAAAAATGTAGAATGTAGAATGAAGGAATTATGAATTATGAATTTAAAAGAAAAATGTAGAGTGTAGAGTGTAAAAAAACAAAGTTATGAATTATGAATGAAAAACCTTTGGGGAGAAGCTGCGAAGCAAGGCCATCACCATTTTACATTCTTAAATCTACATTAAAAAAAGGCCCAAGGGCCTTTTTTTAATACTCTTTAATCACATTATAGAATGTATCTCGTTCAACTGGTTTTTTACCTGCACCTTTAATAAGGTGAATTAATTCGTCTCTTGTAATTCCTTGAGATGTAACTGCACCAGCAGAGTGGGAGATACGCTCTTCAATTAAGGTACCATGGATGTCACTTGAACCAAATGTTAATGCCATCTGTGTTAATTGAACACCAATATTGATCCAATAGGCTTTAATATGGTCAAAATTATCTAGCATTAAGCGGCTAATGGCTAAGGTACGCATATCATCAAACGCAGATGTACGACGTTTAATACTTGCGTTAACACTTTTTGGTTGCACAGCTAATGGAATAAATACCATATAGCCATTTGTTTTGTCTTGAAGCTGACGAAGGCGATCCATATGAATTAATCGCTCTTCCATTGTTTCAATTGATCCGTAAAGCATCGTCGCATGAGTTTTTAAGCCTAAACCATGAGCAATTTCATGTGCTTCAAGCCATTGGTCAGTTGAAGCTTTGTCTGGGCTCATCTTTAAGCGATAACGCTCAGTTAAGATCTCAGCTCCCCCACCAGGCATTGTATCAAGACCAGCTTTAATTAACTCTTTTAGAACATCTTCCATTGATAATCCTGAAATGCGACTGAAAAATTCAATTTCAGCCCCTGTATAAGCTTTGATTGTACAATTTGGATAATGCTTCTTAAGAGTACGGATTGTATCTAAGTAATAATCAAAAGGTACAAGATCATTATGGCCACCTACAATGTGGAATTCGCGTACATTATCGTTCCAACGACGCTCAACATAGTGGAGAAGCTCGTCCATACTCATTGTATAAGCACCTTCTTCTCCATCTTTGCGCTTGAAGTGGCAGAAGCTACATGTTGCTTCACAAACATTTGTTGGATTAATATACATATTTTCAATGAAGTATACATTATTACCATTTTTCTTCTCGTTTACTTGATTAGCCAGTTGGGCTACTGAAAGTAAATCAGGTGTCTCGAATAAATAAAGACCATCTTCAATGGAAAGACGTTGTCCGTGTTGAATTTTCTCTGCGATTTCTTGCATTTGTTTATCTAGAGTGATGATCGACAAAGTGTTTTCCTCCGTTCTATGGTATATCATTTTACTTAGTTTATCTTTGATGAATAATAATATATGTTATAACTGTTGTTTCGGTAAACGAAAAAACTACTATTCTATATTATCATTTTCTTATTTCAAGTGTAAAATAATAATGTTGCTAGATTATTGGTTTATTTCTATTTTTACCAAAAATTGTAGAAGAAAGTATTTGTAAAATCTTTGTAAAATCGTTAATATAAAGGTAACATATAGATGACAAGCTGTACCAAGCAGAGAGGGTAGGGGTGACAGATGGAAAGAGACGGGCAGCAGGAGGATTATTTACAACAAATAGAAGAGCTAAGAGAAAAGATGATTGCTACTGCTCTCATGTACGGTATTAATCACCCAAAAGTGTTATGGTATAGTCAAAAAATTGATGAAAAACATAATTGTATACTAAAACAAAAAGTGTAAAAAATATAGTAATCCAAAAGCCCAAGAATGTTGTTTTCTTGTGCTTTTTTTAATGAGTTTGTATACTCTAATTATAAGGGATATAAATATTTTAAAATAAGCCTTTTTTCGCAAAGTTTGTTGCTTTCGTAAAAATCCCAAAAACCGGATTTTTACACAAAATACTAAGAATTCACCTCTAATTTAGTAAGCATTGCTCTTTTCTTACTTAATTTATTGGCTGATATCTTCATTTAGGGTATTTTCCCGATTATTTTTGGGTAAAAAGCAACGGTGTTTACGAAAAGAGCCTAAAATAAAAATAGATTATTTGTAGTTGAACCTTAAAAAAGGAGGAATTAATATGTTATCAATTTCAGAAGTGGCAGCACAAAAGGTGAAAGAAATGCTTGCTGAGCAGCAAACAGAAGGACAAAAGCTATTTCTTCGTATTGGTGTAAAAGGCGGGGGCTGTAGTGGCCTGTCTTATGGTATGGGCTTTGATGCGGATGTAAAAGAGGATGATGTCCACTTGAATTTTCATGGTGTTGAAGTGATTGTCGATAAAGAAAGCTCTCCAATGTTAGAGGGAGTTCAGATTGACTTTAAACAAAACATGATGGGTGGGGGCTTCACCATCGACAACCCTAATGCAATTGCATCATGTGGTTGTGGAACGTCATTTAGAACAAAAGAAAATGCTGGAACACCAGGCGATTGTTAATAGATAGTAAAAAACCTCCTTAATTGGAGTTTTTTTACTACCGAAATTGTGAACACTTTAACAACAAAAAAGACTAAGTATTGACTTAGTCTTTTTGTGATGTATAAAATTGTGTCTATGTCCTTATTGAGGGAACATACTTGTACTATGAGCATGAGCCTTAGCAGTTTCAGGATCAATGTAGCCTTTTGCACTGTTAACAGCAATCGGTGCTTCACCAAAGCCAGTAGCAATTAGCTTTAAGCGACCTTCGTAAGTAGCAATGTCACCAGCTGCATAAATACCAGGAATATTCGTTTCCATTTTTGAGTTAACAAGTACACAGTTTTTCTGAATTTCTAAGTTCCAGTTTTTAATTGGGCCTAAAGCAGATACGAAACCGAAGTTAACAATCACAGAGTCAACGTTAATTGTTTCTTCTTTATCACCGCGGACTTCGCTAATTTTTACTTGCTTAATTTTTTCATCATCACCATATAGCTCTGAAATCGTGTAAGGCGTTTTCACCTTAATTTTTTCAGAATTCATTAATAGATCAACACTATGTTCATGAGCTCTGAATTCATTACGACGGTGGATGATTGTGACTTCCTCAGCAATGTTTTCAAGCATTAATGCCCAGTCAACGGCAGAGTCACCACCACCGCTTAGCAATACTTTTTCGCCAGCAAAAACATTAAGGTCTTTAACAAAATAGTGAAGATTATTACCTTCGTATCTGTCAGCACCTTCATTATCAATTCGACGTGGTTGGAATGCACCAACACCAGCAGTTATAATTATTGTTTTAGAATAATGTAAACCTTTATTAGTTGTTAGTTGAAAAATACTGTTTCCGT encodes:
- the dapF gene encoding diaminopimelate epimerase, with product MKFTKMHGLGNCYIYVNLFEEKLSETELAPLAVKVANVNTGIGSDGMILICPSDIAPVKMRVFNNDGSEAKNCGNGLRCVAKYVYEHQIVTETVFQIETLGGLVQAEVHLDDEGKVHLVTVDMGEPRLKRSELPMLGEADATVINELFQVGEETVSLTGVSMGNPHAIIFVDQIENAPVETMGPKIEKHEKFPEWVNVEFIEVVSETELNFRVWERGSGITQACGTGACAAVVAAILNNHSKKGIDVTVHLLGGDLIINWTESGNLLMTGPAEYICRGELM
- the mqnE gene encoding aminofutalosine synthase MqnE; its protein translation is MQEIAEKIQHGQRLSIEDGLYLFETPDLLSVAQLANQVNEKKNGNNVYFIENMYINPTNVCEATCSFCHFKRKDGEEGAYTMSMDELLHYVERRWNDNVREFHIVGGHNDLVPFDYYLDTIRTLKKHYPNCTIKAYTGAEIEFFSRISGLSMEDVLKELIKAGLDTMPGGGAEILTERYRLKMSPDKASTDQWLEAHEIAHGLGLKTHATMLYGSIETMEERLIHMDRLRQLQDKTNGYMVFIPLAVQPKSVNASIKRRTSAFDDMRTLAISRLMLDNFDHIKAYWINIGVQLTQMALTFGSSDIHGTLIEERISHSAGAVTSQGITRDELIHLIKGAGKKPVERDTFYNVIKEY
- a CDS encoding aspartyl-phosphate phosphatase Spo0E family protein — protein: MERDGQQEDYLQQIEELREKMIATALMYGINHPKVLWYSQKIDEKHNCILKQKV
- a CDS encoding HesB/IscA family protein, whose amino-acid sequence is MLSISEVAAQKVKEMLAEQQTEGQKLFLRIGVKGGGCSGLSYGMGFDADVKEDDVHLNFHGVEVIVDKESSPMLEGVQIDFKQNMMGGGFTIDNPNAIASCGCGTSFRTKENAGTPGDC
- a CDS encoding NAD(P)/FAD-dependent oxidoreductase, giving the protein MVQDTNVYDITIIGGGPVGIFTAFYAGMRQASVKIIEAMPQLGGQLSALYPEKYIYDVAGFPKVRAQELVDKLVEQANQFNPTVALGQTVEGVEKIEKDGNSIFQLTTNKGLHYSKTIIITAGVGAFQPRRIDNEGADRYEGNNLHYFVKDLNVFAGEKVLLSGGGDSAVDWALMLENIAEEVTIIHRRNEFRAHEHSVDLLMNSEKIKVKTPYTISELYGDDEKIKQVKISEVRGDKEETINVDSVIVNFGFVSALGPIKNWNLEIQKNCVLVNSKMETNIPGIYAAGDIATYEGRLKLIATGFGEAPIAVNSAKGYIDPETAKAHAHSTSMFPQ